In one Bacteroidota bacterium genomic region, the following are encoded:
- a CDS encoding phosphohydrolase translates to MQYSQVKEYMLNKLEKELNHELYYHGVHHTIDVIASCKRLSESEGINANDLLLLQTAAVFHDSGFLETYKGHEEVSCRYAGEMLPGYGYRASDIEKICEMIMATQIPQSPKSFLSKILCDSDLDYLGRSDFDPISNGLYKELIAYNMVQDVKQWNRIQVSFLGNHNYFTKTAKDTREIKKQQKLDELKLIVASYDDN, encoded by the coding sequence ATGCAATATTCCCAAGTAAAAGAATACATGCTTAATAAGCTCGAGAAGGAATTAAACCACGAGCTTTATTACCATGGTGTTCATCATACCATAGATGTGATTGCATCCTGCAAGCGACTATCCGAAAGCGAAGGTATTAATGCAAATGATTTGCTTTTGTTACAAACAGCAGCAGTTTTCCACGATTCTGGATTTTTAGAGACCTATAAAGGGCATGAAGAAGTATCTTGCCGCTACGCAGGTGAAATGCTTCCCGGTTATGGTTATAGAGCGTCAGATATTGAGAAAATTTGTGAAATGATTATGGCAACACAAATTCCCCAAAGCCCTAAATCATTTTTATCGAAAATATTATGTGATTCTGATCTTGACTATTTAGGGCGTAGTGATTTTGATCCTATTTCTAATGGTTTGTATAAAGAATTGATAGCTTATAACATGGTTCAGGATGTGAAACAGTGGAATCGGATACAGGTTAGTTTTCTCGGTAATCACAATTATTTCACAAAAACAGCCAAGGACACCAGAGAAATAAAAAAACAACAAAAACTGGATGAATTGAAACTCATTGTTGCTTCATATGATGATAACTAG
- a CDS encoding tetratricopeptide repeat protein, producing MRNSSAVFFFLVFILITPLCYGQNAVDSLQNLLKAANSKEKAEIYNELSTLHLTDSLLLSFAYAERALDYAKRNNNIKEESRAYYNLGDAYLEDNNHEKALAHYNKCIEIRKTTKEYASISEAYNGKGSVYYRLGEYETAIEFFNKAVEFDRKGNDFESESSRLNNIGISYKKLGKLDKALEYYEIALEIDEKNNYEGNIANDLNNIGAIYKAWGKYDQAIAYYKRALEIDKKLEKHEDIAIELNNLGMVYYSMGQYDKSVSYYQEALNVVKLSGDDRQVSNYLTNIGSVYDTWGQYEKALEYYNNALELDKKLDLQANVAGDLNNIGSVYFTLKEYDEAVKYYEESLQIFERMKQEGAVAYLLNNIASVYKAWEQYEKAFHYYERVLEIDKKLNRVDEIAKDLDNIGLLYVAMGNYPKALDYYKQALEMAESIEAKPVILSTYNYLSDVYDKLGDYKEALSYYRMYTSLKDTIFNEEKHKQFAEFQTKYETEKKEAQIIIQQTEIDKQEAENKRQKAIIISAGIVLLLVIFMVINVSRNLQRKKRDNEIIVAEKAKSEELLLNTLPLKVVNELKEKGKSEPEGFENVTVYFSDIVGFTDVSATLEPKLLIAELNDIFTAFDDIMVKNECERLKTIGDAYLAVCGMPEKNENHAFNMVNAATEIVEYLENRNTSSQIEWRIRVGIHSGKVVGGIVGVRKYIYDVFGDTINTASRMESNGAPMRINVSKVTHDLLKDKFSFTERDEKVVKGKGKMQMFFLDK from the coding sequence ATGAGGAATTCTAGTGCTGTATTCTTTTTTCTGGTATTCATTCTAATAACTCCATTGTGTTATGGGCAGAATGCTGTTGATAGTTTGCAGAATCTACTCAAAGCAGCAAATTCCAAGGAAAAAGCTGAAATTTATAATGAATTATCAACATTGCATTTGACTGATTCATTACTGCTCAGTTTTGCATATGCTGAAAGAGCATTGGACTATGCCAAACGAAATAACAACATCAAGGAAGAGTCACGAGCATATTACAATCTTGGTGACGCTTATCTTGAAGATAATAATCACGAAAAGGCATTAGCGCACTATAACAAGTGTATTGAAATCCGCAAAACAACAAAGGAGTATGCTAGTATTTCAGAAGCATATAATGGGAAAGGATCGGTTTATTACCGCTTAGGTGAGTATGAAACTGCAATTGAATTCTTTAATAAAGCGGTTGAATTTGATCGTAAAGGAAATGATTTTGAAAGCGAATCCAGTCGATTAAATAATATTGGCATTTCCTATAAAAAATTGGGCAAATTAGACAAAGCACTTGAATATTACGAGATAGCTTTAGAAATTGATGAGAAAAATAATTATGAAGGAAATATTGCCAATGATTTAAATAATATTGGAGCCATTTATAAAGCATGGGGGAAATACGATCAGGCAATAGCCTATTATAAACGTGCCCTTGAAATTGATAAGAAACTTGAAAAGCATGAGGATATCGCAATCGAGCTAAATAATTTAGGCATGGTATATTATTCCATGGGGCAATACGACAAATCTGTCAGCTATTATCAGGAAGCACTCAATGTGGTTAAATTATCAGGTGATGATAGGCAAGTTTCAAATTATTTAACAAATATTGGATCGGTTTACGATACATGGGGGCAATACGAAAAAGCGCTTGAATATTATAATAATGCACTGGAGCTTGATAAAAAATTAGATTTACAAGCCAATGTGGCCGGTGATTTAAACAACATAGGTTCAGTTTATTTTACACTGAAAGAATATGATGAAGCTGTTAAGTATTATGAAGAATCATTGCAGATTTTTGAGCGCATGAAACAAGAAGGGGCAGTAGCTTATTTGCTAAATAATATAGCCTCAGTTTACAAAGCATGGGAACAATATGAAAAAGCATTTCATTATTATGAGCGAGTGCTGGAAATTGACAAAAAGCTAAATCGTGTTGATGAAATTGCAAAGGATCTGGATAATATTGGACTTTTATATGTAGCTATGGGTAACTATCCAAAAGCACTTGATTATTACAAGCAAGCTTTGGAGATGGCAGAGTCTATTGAGGCTAAACCCGTTATTTTGAGTACATACAATTATCTTTCAGATGTTTACGACAAACTCGGTGATTATAAAGAAGCATTATCCTACTATCGAATGTATACCAGCTTAAAGGATACCATTTTTAATGAAGAAAAACACAAGCAGTTTGCTGAATTCCAAACAAAATATGAAACAGAGAAAAAAGAAGCACAAATTATAATTCAGCAAACTGAAATTGATAAGCAGGAAGCTGAAAATAAACGTCAGAAAGCGATAATTATATCGGCAGGCATAGTTTTACTGTTAGTCATATTTATGGTCATTAATGTGTCGAGAAACTTACAGCGTAAGAAACGGGATAATGAAATTATTGTGGCCGAAAAAGCTAAATCGGAAGAATTGCTTTTAAATACATTACCCTTAAAAGTGGTAAATGAATTAAAAGAGAAGGGCAAGAGTGAACCTGAGGGCTTTGAAAATGTGACCGTGTACTTTAGTGATATTGTTGGGTTTACAGATGTTTCTGCAACCTTGGAGCCTAAACTTTTAATTGCTGAATTGAATGACATATTCACCGCATTTGATGATATTATGGTTAAGAATGAATGTGAACGTTTAAAAACAATCGGTGATGCTTATTTAGCAGTATGTGGAATGCCTGAAAAGAATGAAAATCATGCTTTTAATATGGTTAATGCTGCTACTGAAATTGTCGAATATTTAGAAAATAGAAACACGAGTTCTCAGATTGAATGGAGAATCCGTGTTGGAATTCATTCCGGTAAAGTTGTTGGAGGCATTGTAGGTGTGCGAAAATATATTTATGATGTGTTTGGAGATACAATTAATACAGCTTCGAGAATGGAAAGTAATGGAGCTCCCATGCGGATCAATGTATCAAAAGTAACGCACGATTTGCTAAAAGATAAGTTTAGTTTCACCGAAAGAGATGAAAAAGTAGTGAAAGGAAAAGGTAAGATGCAAATGTTCTTTCTTGATAAATAA